One window of Papaver somniferum cultivar HN1 chromosome 9, ASM357369v1, whole genome shotgun sequence genomic DNA carries:
- the LOC113312736 gene encoding uncharacterized protein LOC113312736, with protein MRFCLQKKEYPASPIAFKICHTPLRSYEVWMRYMLSKERIKSNLTKAQVIEAVMASATLHIKKDVAGLITFISRWCPSTHTAICRWGEMTISLESVATLLSLPVARNLHFELSAEENMMFAALVKKPEEYNQTECDEKYFYTWWVSERFPTRPKAGQVLDDVLSVVAFLSLWLSRDVFDDGSGKKIIREKLIMFAIKLAQGVVLPLGSLFLGSLYSHLDSLAADVYVSNGYMKVESHIHITFLQACLWENFKGYAHVPAISFPVYMEVPEYFVGRMGVQSLG; from the coding sequence atgaggttctgtctccAAAAGAAAGAGTATCCAGCTTCTCCTATTGCTTTCAAGATTTGTCACACTCCACTGCGCTCTTATGAGGTATGGATGAGGTATATGTTGAGCAAGGAACGCATCAAGAGTAATTTGACTAAAGCGCAAGTTATTGAAGCTGTCATGGCGTCTGCAACACTGCATATTAAGAAAGATGTTGCGGGTttaatcactttcatttctcgatggTGTCCCTCCACGCACACGGCTATATGCAGATGGGGTGAGATGACCATCTCTTTAGAAAGCGTGGCCACTTTGTTGAGTCTTCCAGTTGCGAGAAATCTTCACTTTGAGTTGTCTGCTGAAGAAAATATGATGTTCGCCGCTCTAGTTAAGAAACCGGAGGAATATAATCAAACTGAATgtgatgaaaaatatttttatacttggtgggtgtctgaacgGTTTCCTACGCGGCCGAAAGCGGGCCAGGTGTTGGATGATGTACTCAGTGTTGTCGCGTTTTTATCCCTGTGGCTATCTAGAgatgtttttgatgatggctctggtaagaagaTCATAAGAGAGAAACTCATCATGTTTGCTATTAAGCTGGCGCAAGGCGTAGTGCTTCCCCTAGGTAGTTTGTTCCTTGGGTCTTTGTACTCTCATCTGGATTCCCTGGCAGCGGACGTGTACGTTTCCAATGGATATATGAAGGTGGAGTCACATATTCACATCACTTTTCTCCAGGCATGCTTATGGGAGAACTTCAAAGGTTATGCTCATGTCCCTGCGATTTCGTTTCCAGTTTATATGGAGGTTCCagaatacttcgttggcagaATGGGCGTCCAAAGCCTGGGTTGA